AATCTTCTTTCAGTTCCTCTAAAGCAGCTTTGCTGCTGGTTTCACGCACCTTGTCTGACATATGTAACTCCTAACGACATTTGAGAATACCAAGATTTTACACAGGCTCTTTTTGTAAAGTCTTTTATTTTAAATCTTCAAGACTGGTAGCTCTTTTACTACGGCACTTTACTACCTGATACTGCCCAAGCTCACAATTTGGTTCAAAACGTGTTCACTCAATCTGAAGAAAATGGCCATCAAAGAGAGGAATTGAGGGCTGGAAGAGTATTTTTTAACACATCCTAACAGCATGCCTTAGAGATAGTTGGCGCTTCCACCTTTCAGAGAATGTCAGTTTTGTCCCAGTGCTGTCCTACATATAGTTTGTGAAGGTAATCCGGAAGACCTCGAAAATAAACTCTAGGAGAAATACCATGAAAGCAACACTCAAATACGGAATCGCTTCTTACAGCGGAACCATCGACGACATCACCTTCGCCAGCTACAAAAACGGGGCAGTATGCATTGCCCGCAAGTATGTAATGCCCACTCTCACGGATAACAACGCAACAATGGGCGCAGTAACCAAAAACCTAAGCGAAATCTATGGTAATTGCAGTGAAGATTACAAATCCGACCTGCGCACTTATGCCGATATGTACAACAAAGAAAGAGTAACCCGTACCAAACTAGGATCCAACTCCTTCTCTCTTTTTGTGAAGTTGATGTACGCCTTTGCCGAAGACACCGGAGAAAGCGTGGATCTGGCCAGTATCACCTACAGCGATCTGAAGACCATGTTCTTCGATGTAGCCAGCGTAGCCAGCGCTGTGGAAGCTGAATATCTGCCCAAAGTGAGCGGATATGAACTACTGGTAAATACCATCTGATAGGAGGGAAACATGGAAAACCAAGTATTAGTACGCGAAATCGCCACCCGCATCAACGAACTGATAAACATACCTCTGATCAACGAGAAGAACGAACAGATCTTCTTTGAGCTGATCGTGAATATCCTGATGCAAATCCTGCTGAACGCGCTTGACTTGGATGCAGATGTCTAAGTCGGCTCCGTGATGCTGCATGCCCCTGCCCAACAAGGCGGGGGCTTATTTCATCAGTATAGAAACGAATTACAAAGAAGAGACTATGATCTTACGGATCCGCTTTGTAACAATCACCAGGAAGAGAGTGAAGGCTATCATCAATGTGGACAGGGAGTTGATGGTGGTAATGGTTCCCCGGCGAATGGTGCCTTCCACATAGATAGGTAAAGTATCAAAGCCGCGTCCTGAAGTGAAGAAAGTAATGATAAAATCGTCTATGGACAGAGTAAAAGCCAGCAGTGCCGCAGCAATGATACCTGGCATCATCAGCGGAAACTTGATCTTCCAAAAGATGTATGATGGTTTTGCACCCAGATCTTGTGCTGCCTCCACCAATGAGTAATCAAAGCCTTCCAGACGACTCTGGATCACGATCACGGTGTAGGATATGCAGAAAGTGATATGTGCAATCAAGACGGTGAACATCCCGGTATTTACTCTGGTAAAATTGAACAGCAAAGCCAGGGATACACCCATCAGGATGTCAGGTATCATCAGGGGTATGTAGATGAGGCCGATAAGCCCCTTACGTCCACTGAAACGTTTGTTTTCCAATCCCAGGGCGGTAAGGATACCCAGAGTTGTGGAGATCAAAGTGCTAAGGCCGGCAATCAGCATGGTGTTGCGGAAAGCTTCACCGATGGCGGCATTTTGGAAAAGCTGGATGTAATACTTGAAGGTAAAACCCTGCCAACCGGTGATGATGCGGGAATCGTTAAAGCTAAAAATGATCAGGATGAGGATGGGGATATACAAGAATACCATCATCAGGCTGAAGATAGTGAGATTCATACCTTTATAGAACTTTGCGGGATTGATCTTCATTGCCATAGACTCCGTTTCTGATGCCGGCGGTAAAGCCCATACATGATGAGTAGCATGATGGCAACTATCAGGAGAAGAGTGAGCGAAAGCGCTGAAGCCATAGGCCAATTGCGGGGAATATTCTTGATCTTGTATGTAATTACCTGCCCCACATATAAAGACTGCTGATTGCCCACCAGTTGCGGAATCAGATAGGCTCCCAACGAAGGGATAAAGACCAGAAGAGTACCGGCAAATATGCCTCCCAACGCCAAAGGCAGTGTGATGCTGAAAAAGGCTTTCACTTCGTTCGCACCCAGATCCATAGCGGCATTCAACAAAGTGAAATCCAGCTTTTCCAGCACGCTATACAGCGGCAAAATCATATAGGGCAGATACACATAGACCATCACCAGGATTACCGCCAGATCAGTTCGTAAAATCTCCAAAGGTTGCGAGATGATGCCAATGTTCATCAGGATGTCGTTCATCACTCCATTGTAAGCCAGGAAAATGCGCCAGGAAAAGATGCGGATGATGAGATTGGTCCAAAAGGGAATGATGATGAAGATCAGGAGTAGATTGCGGGTCTTCTCCTTTGCTCTGGCAATGAAGTATGCCACAGGAAAACCCATCAGGATACAGAGCAGAGTAGTGTAGATTGCCAGACGAAATGACAGCAGAAAGGGACGTAGATAATCTCCGCTAAAGATCTGCCGGTAGGCATCCAGAGATACCTCAAACTTCACATCGTAGATATCCGGACTCAGGAAACTATAGATGACTACGATGAGATAAGGAATCAAAAAGAAACAGGTTAGCCAAATCAGCGTAGGCAGACTTAAGAGCCAACTGCTGAGGTTCTTGCGTCGATCCTGCCGGCTCTGGGGACTGGAATGCATCAGCTTTTACTCCGCTTTACATAACGTTGCAGGTTGCTGCCTTCATTGAGGTCGGCCTCGGGGATGTCGTCCCCGGAGTGATCCAGCACCCAAGTGTCGGAATCGTGCCAAAACAGCCACACATACTCTTCCCAATCCAAGGCTTTGTCGTCGAAGTAAACCCGTTTGTGCTGGGAAAATACGCGAAACTCCAGCTTGCCCACCCGCACAATGTATTGAGTGTGAGTTCCCAGATACAGGATGTCTTCAATCTGCCCTTTCAGCATATTGATGTCTTCCTGATGACGCGGCTTCCCTCGGGCGATGGCTATCTTTTCCGGACGCAAGGAAAGGGTGATCTTGCTTCCCGGTTCCGGAGCTGTCTGAAAGCTGCTATCTATGGAAAAGCTCTTGCCTTCACCATCCTGACACTCAAGTTCCAGATAGTCCTCGTGCACATTGGTCACTACTCCGTTGATGAGATTGGTCTCTCCGATAAAATAGGCGGAAAAGATGCTTACCGGACGTTCATAGATGTCGTCCGGGGGGCCGCTTTGCACGATCTGTCCCTGATTCATCACCGCCAGACGGTCAGATATACTCATGGCTTCGCTCTGATCGTGGGTTACATAGATAAAGGTGATGCCCACGGCGTCATGGAGGTTCATCAGTTCGATCAGCATGTGTTGCCGCAGCTTCAGATCCAGTGCTGCCAAGGGTTCATCCAAGAGCAACACTCTGGGTTTATTGATCAATGCCCGTGCTATCGCGATGCGCTGTTTTTGCCCTCCGGATATCTGATTGGGATACTTTCCGG
This is a stretch of genomic DNA from Candidatus Cloacimonadota bacterium. It encodes these proteins:
- a CDS encoding ABC transporter ATP-binding protein, yielding MLLEDIILDNLSKDFGSFRAVDNVNLVIKSGELFSFLGPSGCGKTTLLRMIAGFELPSSGAVRLGSKDISDLPPYKREVNTIFQNYSLFPHMTLFDNVAFGLKVKRIPKIEIRDRVYDMLNLVKMTDQAGKYPNQISGGQKQRIAIARALINKPRVLLLDEPLAALDLKLRQHMLIELMNLHDAVGITFIYVTHDQSEAMSISDRLAVMNQGQIVQSGPPDDIYERPVSIFSAYFIGETNLINGVVTNVHEDYLELECQDGEGKSFSIDSSFQTAPEPGSKITLSLRPEKIAIARGKPRHQEDINMLKGQIEDILYLGTHTQYIVRVGKLEFRVFSQHKRVYFDDKALDWEEYVWLFWHDSDTWVLDHSGDDIPEADLNEGSNLQRYVKRSKS
- a CDS encoding ABC transporter permease, producing the protein MHSSPQSRQDRRKNLSSWLLSLPTLIWLTCFFLIPYLIVVIYSFLSPDIYDVKFEVSLDAYRQIFSGDYLRPFLLSFRLAIYTTLLCILMGFPVAYFIARAKEKTRNLLLIFIIIPFWTNLIIRIFSWRIFLAYNGVMNDILMNIGIISQPLEILRTDLAVILVMVYVYLPYMILPLYSVLEKLDFTLLNAAMDLGANEVKAFFSITLPLALGGIFAGTLLVFIPSLGAYLIPQLVGNQQSLYVGQVITYKIKNIPRNWPMASALSLTLLLIVAIMLLIMYGLYRRHQKRSLWQ
- a CDS encoding ABC transporter permease, coding for MKINPAKFYKGMNLTIFSLMMVFLYIPILILIIFSFNDSRIITGWQGFTFKYYIQLFQNAAIGEAFRNTMLIAGLSTLISTTLGILTALGLENKRFSGRKGLIGLIYIPLMIPDILMGVSLALLFNFTRVNTGMFTVLIAHITFCISYTVIVIQSRLEGFDYSLVEAAQDLGAKPSYIFWKIKFPLMMPGIIAAALLAFTLSIDDFIITFFTSGRGFDTLPIYVEGTIRRGTITTINSLSTLMIAFTLFLVIVTKRIRKIIVSSL